The following are encoded in a window of Kitasatospora fiedleri genomic DNA:
- a CDS encoding HSP90 family protein, translated as MTPNDPSAHTFQVDLRGLVDLLSHHLYSSPRVYLRELLQNAVDAITARQALDPAAPAEITVTTGDGFSVSDTGVGLTEADVHTFLATIGRSSKRTADGDLDAGQLADARSEFIGQFGIGLLACFVVADEITVTTRSARTPDAPVVEWRGRSDGRYTITTLPADARPQPGTTVTLTPRADAEEWTAPRRVLELARHYGSLLRHRVTVVDGAGRATQINQTPAPWARRHDTPAARREALTAHCRDTFDFTPLDTIDLDLPLVGLSGVAYVLPEAVPPSRRAGHRVHLKGMLLSDQADELLPEWAFFVRCVVDAERLRPTASREALYADETLAAVRDALGLRIRDWLTDLSASDPGLLHRFLSVHHLAVKSLARHDDQLLRMLLPWLPFETTDGNVTLDEFARAHPVVLVTRTVEEFRQVAPIAGAAGLGVINGGYTYDRDLVHRLPEIRTGTTVADLDPATVTAHLDNVDPATELAAAAFLATAREVLGRFDCDVALRTFHPSSAPALLLDDREARHERTRTQLADQADGLWADILGSLGSSAPRAQLVLNHLNPLVRRAAAIRHRELATTTVEALYGQALLLTRRPLKASESALLNRSFLALLDHAMLGHAPTEPAPTGPAPDGPAAPGGPATGHPGPTTPHQEP; from the coding sequence GTGACCCCGAACGACCCCAGTGCGCACACCTTCCAGGTGGACCTGCGCGGCCTGGTCGACCTGCTCTCCCACCACCTGTACTCCAGCCCCCGCGTCTACCTGCGCGAACTGCTGCAGAACGCGGTCGACGCGATCACCGCCCGGCAGGCCCTCGACCCGGCCGCGCCCGCCGAGATCACCGTCACCACCGGCGACGGCTTCTCGGTCTCCGACACCGGCGTCGGCCTCACCGAGGCCGACGTGCACACCTTCCTCGCCACCATCGGCCGCAGCTCCAAGCGGACCGCCGACGGCGACCTGGACGCCGGTCAACTCGCCGATGCTCGAAGCGAGTTCATCGGACAGTTCGGCATCGGCCTGCTCGCCTGCTTCGTGGTCGCCGACGAGATCACCGTCACCACCCGTTCGGCCCGCACCCCCGACGCCCCGGTGGTCGAGTGGCGCGGACGCTCCGACGGCCGCTACACCATCACCACCCTGCCCGCCGACGCCCGCCCCCAGCCCGGCACCACCGTCACCCTCACCCCGCGCGCCGACGCCGAGGAGTGGACCGCACCCCGCCGGGTCCTCGAACTCGCCCGCCACTACGGCAGCCTGCTGCGCCACCGGGTCACCGTGGTCGACGGTGCCGGGCGCGCCACGCAGATCAACCAGACCCCCGCGCCCTGGGCCCGCCGCCACGACACCCCCGCCGCCCGGCGCGAGGCGCTCACCGCGCACTGCCGCGACACCTTCGACTTCACCCCGCTCGACACCATCGACCTCGACCTGCCGCTGGTCGGCCTCAGTGGCGTCGCCTACGTGCTGCCCGAGGCCGTCCCGCCCTCCCGCCGGGCCGGGCACCGGGTGCACCTCAAGGGCATGCTGCTCTCCGACCAGGCCGACGAACTGCTCCCCGAGTGGGCGTTCTTCGTGCGCTGCGTGGTCGACGCCGAACGCCTGCGCCCCACCGCCTCCCGCGAGGCGCTGTACGCCGACGAGACGCTGGCCGCCGTCCGCGACGCCCTCGGCCTGCGAATCCGCGACTGGCTGACCGACCTGTCCGCCAGCGACCCCGGCCTGCTGCACCGCTTCCTGTCCGTGCACCACCTGGCCGTCAAGTCGCTGGCCCGGCACGACGACCAGCTGCTGCGGATGCTGCTGCCCTGGCTGCCGTTCGAGACCACCGACGGCAACGTCACGCTGGACGAGTTCGCCCGCGCCCACCCGGTGGTGCTGGTCACCCGCACCGTCGAGGAGTTCCGCCAGGTCGCCCCGATCGCCGGCGCGGCCGGCCTCGGCGTCATCAACGGCGGCTACACCTACGACCGGGACCTGGTGCACCGGCTGCCCGAGATCCGCACCGGCACCACCGTCGCCGACCTCGACCCGGCCACCGTCACCGCCCACCTCGACAACGTCGACCCTGCCACCGAACTCGCCGCCGCCGCGTTCCTCGCCACCGCCCGCGAGGTGCTCGGCCGGTTCGACTGCGACGTCGCGCTGCGCACCTTCCACCCCAGCAGCGCCCCCGCCCTGCTGCTCGACGACCGGGAGGCCCGGCACGAGCGCACCCGCACCCAACTCGCCGACCAGGCCGACGGGCTGTGGGCCGACATCCTCGGCTCGCTGGGCAGCTCCGCGCCCCGCGCCCAGCTCGTCCTCAACCACCTCAACCCGCTGGTGCGCCGAGCCGCCGCGATCCGGCACCGCGAACTCGCCACCACCACCGTCGAAGCGCTCTACGGCCAGGCCCTGCTGCTCACCCGGCGCCCGCTCAAGGCGAGCGAGTCCGCCCTGCTGAACCGCTCCTTCCTGGCCCTGCTCGACCACGCCATGCTCGGCCACGCCCCCACCGAGCCCGCCCCCACCGGGCCCGCCCCCGACGGGCCCGCCGCCCCCGGCGGTCCCGCCACCGGCCACCCCGGCCCGACCACGCCGCACCAGGAGCCGTGA
- a CDS encoding tetratricopeptide repeat protein, whose translation MSVTNHPDAILHWNRIGTLIEAPDHRHPEDAERSGLGSLAQLRAELALERAFEERTSDEEAAALYAGAAELFEQAGLTARALGCRARLAGPTDDRPGDLAVIRELRGKIAELAEDDAPFGGRELVAVLQLQANTELRAVFEAAAQAGGPDGPGPDPAALAEAEATLDLLYAEAARHGFPHRQANARLLGARARFLAGRHQEGGDAFAEADRLITEAEQLVERAGAPWRLTQVHGQRGELALYTGDLVTAERFLRKAADSAARYGDRSSSVARVHDGLGRAYLGLDRPAEAARAFTESAARYDRNGDAAEAVSARIMLGQVLCCSGRADDGVAVLESVLLEPAFTGLDVREQAQTRLNLARGLREIDEPRAAAEEYLLLADQVAGFEDRHILTMVAAEAAAALAAAEQWPAADLARQRALDSHRTAPHPDAVFDMLLRQARHTAERYGPDRPEAADQALARLDEAAEVARTAEREQQDFGSGCPDGTLHDTRARTLSTLRRDEEALAEMERAIAAFAAHGPGAHHGRAESIRVAAVLEANRLDRRPAALARLDAAIAMFHAADAADAAEPLTELRAHLTRR comes from the coding sequence TTGAGCGTCACCAACCATCCCGACGCGATCCTGCACTGGAACCGGATCGGTACCCTGATCGAGGCCCCCGACCACCGGCACCCCGAGGACGCCGAGCGCTCCGGCCTCGGCTCGCTCGCCCAGCTCCGGGCCGAACTCGCCCTGGAACGCGCCTTCGAGGAGCGCACCTCCGACGAGGAGGCCGCCGCCCTGTACGCCGGCGCCGCCGAACTGTTCGAGCAGGCCGGGCTGACCGCCCGCGCCCTCGGCTGCCGGGCCCGGCTGGCCGGCCCCACCGACGACCGCCCGGGCGACCTCGCGGTGATCCGCGAACTGCGCGGAAAGATCGCCGAGTTGGCCGAGGACGACGCCCCGTTCGGCGGGCGCGAACTGGTCGCCGTGCTGCAACTCCAGGCCAACACCGAACTGCGGGCGGTCTTCGAGGCCGCCGCCCAGGCGGGCGGCCCGGACGGACCCGGACCGGACCCGGCCGCCCTCGCCGAGGCCGAGGCCACCCTCGACCTGCTGTACGCCGAGGCGGCCCGGCACGGCTTCCCGCACCGCCAGGCCAACGCCCGCCTGCTCGGCGCCCGGGCCCGCTTCCTGGCCGGCCGCCACCAGGAGGGGGGCGACGCCTTCGCCGAGGCCGACCGGCTGATCACCGAGGCCGAGCAGCTGGTCGAACGGGCCGGCGCCCCCTGGCGGCTCACCCAGGTGCACGGCCAGCGCGGCGAACTCGCCCTGTACACCGGCGACCTGGTGACCGCCGAACGCTTCCTGCGCAAGGCCGCCGACAGCGCCGCCCGGTACGGCGACCGCTCCTCCAGCGTCGCCCGGGTGCACGACGGTCTCGGCCGCGCCTACCTCGGCCTGGACCGCCCCGCCGAGGCGGCCCGCGCGTTCACCGAGTCCGCCGCCCGCTACGACCGCAACGGCGACGCCGCCGAGGCCGTCTCCGCGCGCATCATGCTGGGCCAGGTCCTGTGCTGCTCCGGCCGCGCCGACGACGGCGTCGCCGTCCTCGAATCCGTGCTGCTGGAACCGGCGTTCACCGGGCTCGACGTCCGCGAACAGGCCCAGACCCGGCTCAACCTGGCCCGCGGCCTGCGCGAGATCGACGAACCCCGGGCCGCCGCCGAGGAGTACCTGCTGCTCGCCGACCAGGTCGCCGGGTTCGAGGACCGGCACATCCTCACCATGGTCGCCGCCGAGGCCGCCGCCGCTCTGGCCGCCGCCGAGCAGTGGCCCGCCGCCGACCTCGCCCGGCAGCGCGCCCTCGACAGCCACCGCACCGCCCCGCACCCCGACGCGGTCTTCGACATGCTGCTGCGCCAGGCCCGCCACACCGCCGAGCGGTACGGCCCCGACCGTCCCGAGGCCGCCGACCAGGCCCTGGCCCGGCTCGACGAGGCCGCCGAGGTGGCCCGCACCGCCGAACGCGAACAGCAGGACTTCGGCAGCGGCTGCCCCGACGGCACCCTGCACGACACCCGCGCCCGCACCCTGAGCACCCTGCGCCGCGACGAGGAGGCCCTCGCCGAGATGGAACGCGCCATCGCCGCGTTCGCCGCCCACGGCCCCGGCGCCCACCACGGCCGGGCCGAGTCGATCCGGGTCGCCGCCGTGCTGGAGGCCAACCGGCTCGACCGCCGCCCCGCCGCCCTGGCCCGCCTCGACGCCGCGATCGCCATGTTCCACGCCGCCGACGCGGCCGACGCCGCCGAACCGCTCACCGAACTCCGCGCCCACCTCACCCGCCGCTGA
- a CDS encoding adenosine deaminase family protein: MAAMTSLRRTSTAALVACAALLLPLAPTAHAADRAGSRPTEAAVAGLLDGIRQDPARLDAFLRAMPKGGDLHNHLSGAVSTELLIRLAAQDGLCIDSVTSTAATGPCQGTLRPAGDALAEGEFRTQVIRAWSMQDFTPGEESGHDHFFATFGKFGEASWRHPGTMIAEVTDTLAAQHQSYLETMLTPASGGVAALAAEVGFDPDFAALRQKLLAGGRMQALVDSARADLDSAMAEYQATEHCGTAQARPGCSVTVRIQSQASRASTPARVFAQLLIGLELASQDERFVAVNLVQPEDYQPSLDNYQLQMEMLDFLHPLYPNAHITLHAGELVPGLVKPEDLTFHIRQAVLTGHAERIGHGVDVTHEDDAADLLRTLAERKVLVEVPLTSNAQILQVEGREHPFPLYRKYGVPTALATDDPGVERIDITHEYVRAARTYHLGYPDLKDLARNSLEYGFVAGRSLWRDRDGFKPVPECQGRALGSENPAPKCAALLAASPKAALEWKQEGAFRAFEASVLHLRK; the protein is encoded by the coding sequence ATGGCGGCCATGACGTCGCTACGCCGTACCAGCACCGCAGCTCTCGTCGCCTGCGCGGCCCTGCTGCTGCCGCTCGCTCCCACCGCCCACGCCGCCGACCGGGCCGGCTCCCGTCCCACCGAAGCGGCCGTCGCCGGCCTGCTGGACGGCATCCGGCAGGACCCGGCCCGGCTGGACGCCTTCCTGCGGGCGATGCCCAAGGGCGGGGACCTGCACAACCATCTGTCCGGCGCGGTCTCCACCGAGCTGCTGATCCGGCTGGCCGCGCAGGACGGCCTGTGCATCGACTCGGTGACCTCCACCGCGGCCACCGGCCCCTGCCAGGGCACCCTGCGCCCGGCCGGGGACGCGCTGGCCGAGGGCGAGTTCCGCACCCAGGTGATCCGGGCCTGGTCGATGCAGGACTTCACCCCGGGCGAGGAGTCCGGCCACGACCACTTCTTCGCCACCTTCGGCAAGTTCGGCGAGGCCAGCTGGCGCCACCCCGGCACGATGATCGCCGAGGTCACCGACACCCTGGCGGCCCAGCACCAGAGCTACCTGGAGACCATGCTGACCCCGGCCTCCGGCGGGGTCGCGGCGCTGGCCGCCGAGGTCGGCTTCGACCCGGACTTCGCGGCGCTGCGGCAGAAGCTGCTGGCCGGCGGTCGGATGCAGGCCCTGGTGGACTCGGCCCGCGCGGACCTGGACTCCGCGATGGCCGAGTACCAGGCCACCGAGCACTGCGGCACCGCGCAGGCTCGGCCGGGCTGTTCGGTGACGGTCCGTATCCAGTCCCAGGCCAGCCGGGCGTCCACCCCGGCGCGGGTGTTCGCCCAGCTGCTGATCGGCCTGGAACTCGCCTCCCAGGACGAGCGGTTCGTCGCGGTGAACCTGGTGCAGCCGGAGGACTACCAGCCCTCGCTGGACAACTACCAGCTCCAGATGGAGATGCTGGACTTCCTGCACCCGCTCTACCCGAACGCCCACATCACCCTGCACGCGGGCGAGTTGGTGCCCGGCCTGGTGAAGCCGGAGGACCTGACCTTCCACATCCGGCAGGCCGTGCTGACCGGCCACGCCGAGCGGATCGGCCACGGCGTGGACGTCACCCACGAGGACGACGCGGCGGACCTGCTGCGCACCCTGGCCGAGCGCAAGGTGCTGGTCGAGGTGCCGCTGACCTCCAACGCGCAGATCCTCCAGGTGGAGGGCCGGGAGCACCCGTTCCCGCTGTACCGCAAGTACGGGGTGCCGACGGCGCTGGCCACCGACGACCCGGGCGTGGAGCGGATCGACATCACCCACGAGTACGTCCGCGCGGCGCGGACCTACCACCTGGGCTACCCGGACCTGAAGGACCTGGCGCGCAACTCGCTGGAGTACGGCTTCGTGGCCGGCCGCAGCCTGTGGCGGGACCGCGACGGGTTCAAGCCGGTGCCGGAGTGCCAGGGCCGCGCCCTCGGGTCGGAGAACCCGGCGCCGAAGTGCGCGGCGCTGCTGGCGGCCAGCCCGAAGGCGGCGCTGGAGTGGAAGCAGGAGGGGGCGTTCCGGGCCTTCGAGGCTTCCGTGCTGCACCTGCGGAAGTAG
- a CDS encoding DUF5997 family protein, with amino-acid sequence MTTPKPKTSQTMKPATAAKKLGIYLAATPAEFQAGVVTRDELNAMQAEPPQWLVDLRRNGPHPRQVVAARLGISVTGLGRAGITEALTTEQIDALRDEDPEWLRRERATQADVRKEAQRAKEAETKAAAVKAARTAGRATAAKSGRK; translated from the coding sequence ATGACTACGCCCAAGCCCAAGACCTCCCAGACCATGAAGCCCGCGACCGCGGCCAAGAAGCTGGGGATCTACCTGGCGGCGACCCCCGCCGAGTTCCAGGCGGGCGTCGTCACCCGCGACGAGCTCAACGCGATGCAGGCCGAGCCCCCGCAGTGGCTCGTCGACCTGCGGCGCAACGGTCCGCACCCGCGCCAGGTGGTGGCCGCCCGGCTCGGCATCTCGGTCACCGGCCTCGGCCGCGCCGGGATCACCGAGGCGCTGACCACCGAGCAGATCGACGCGCTGCGCGACGAGGACCCGGAGTGGCTGCGCCGCGAGCGCGCCACCCAGGCCGACGTGCGCAAGGAGGCGCAGCGCGCGAAGGAGGCGGAGACGAAGGCCGCGGCGGTGAAGGCCGCCCGGACCGCGGGCCGGGCCACCGCCGCCAAGTCCGGCCGGAAGTAA
- a CDS encoding LysR family substrate-binding domain-containing protein, which translates to MTEIEQPPAPFRLVYVPGVTPTKWLRVWEERLPDVPVELLQSAPADGHALLLSGGADAGLVRLPVDRTVLSAIPLYTETTVVVFPKDHWLAAAEEVTAADLAEEIVFHPQDDALDWPELPGRPAFERPATTADAIELVAANVGVLAVPQSLARLHHRRDLTYRPLVDVPQSQVALAWPEDATTDLVEEFIGIVRGRTANSSRGRTAAAEEQRRPSAKKPARPQPAQSQHRTGQGAKPKPGQPRRAGGTRTAQPKRGGSGGGRNR; encoded by the coding sequence GTGACCGAGATCGAGCAGCCCCCCGCCCCCTTCCGCCTGGTGTACGTGCCGGGGGTGACGCCCACCAAGTGGCTGCGGGTGTGGGAGGAGCGGCTGCCGGACGTCCCGGTCGAACTGCTGCAGTCGGCGCCCGCCGACGGCCACGCCCTGCTGCTCTCCGGCGGGGCGGACGCCGGGCTGGTCCGGCTGCCGGTGGACCGGACGGTGCTGAGCGCGATCCCGCTGTACACCGAGACCACCGTGGTGGTGTTCCCCAAGGACCACTGGCTGGCCGCCGCCGAGGAGGTCACCGCCGCCGACCTCGCCGAGGAGATCGTCTTCCACCCGCAGGACGACGCCCTCGACTGGCCCGAGCTGCCCGGCCGCCCGGCCTTCGAGCGCCCTGCCACCACCGCCGACGCGATCGAACTGGTCGCCGCCAACGTCGGCGTGCTGGCCGTCCCGCAGTCGCTGGCCCGGCTGCACCACCGCCGCGACCTCACCTACCGCCCGCTGGTCGACGTCCCGCAGTCGCAGGTCGCACTGGCCTGGCCGGAGGACGCCACCACCGACCTGGTCGAGGAGTTCATCGGCATCGTCCGCGGCCGGACCGCCAACAGCTCGCGCGGCCGCACCGCCGCCGCCGAGGAGCAGCGCCGCCCGTCCGCGAAGAAGCCCGCCCGCCCGCAGCCCGCCCAGTCCCAGCACCGCACCGGCCAGGGCGCCAAGCCCAAGCCGGGCCAGCCCCGCCGCGCCGGCGGCACCCGCACCGCCCAGCCCAAGCGCGGCGGCAGCGGCGGTGGCCGCAACCGTTAG
- a CDS encoding VanZ family protein translates to MIRSVLNSNPALPLTLLLLSVAAGIPSFLLARRKGVSALLAVGTSTATLGLLVATLFPVGPHAAAPMVCTVQRDVIGPVMAAQGLLNIGLFLPAGLLWTLLTRRPPLAFAGLVLLSGCIELVQAVTPGIGRSCDSADWEANLLGAAVGGALGVLAGRGKRIAVRPANLRLGALALLGGGVVLGVAAAASVLVVVVDSADYSVVSADQRAVAARTLKEFFGDGAAVTAVKYVPGPAGGRGVLNVASSAGMLNVSWPSGEAVSGQLGPVEAPTGPARTDEELIAASRRFATAHFPWALSGSTPTAVPAGPDGARDVEWRATLDGVLMPMRFSTVVSADGDVLAFSARHVEPGPLPKATVAEDRARARAASAYPGLEVTGATLLAQSDPEGRWHVRWLLSLKSPPSADRSVLGSVTVDATDGSLVPRDQIVADGGD, encoded by the coding sequence ATGATCAGGTCCGTACTGAACAGCAACCCCGCGCTTCCCCTGACGCTGTTACTGCTGTCGGTGGCGGCTGGAATTCCGTCCTTCCTCCTGGCGCGCCGGAAAGGCGTTTCCGCACTGCTTGCAGTCGGGACGTCGACAGCGACGCTGGGGCTCCTGGTCGCCACGCTGTTCCCGGTGGGGCCGCATGCGGCCGCGCCCATGGTGTGCACGGTCCAGCGGGACGTCATCGGCCCGGTGATGGCGGCTCAGGGGCTCTTGAACATCGGGCTGTTCCTCCCGGCGGGGCTGCTGTGGACGCTTCTGACCAGGCGTCCCCCGCTGGCGTTCGCCGGGCTGGTACTGCTGTCGGGGTGCATCGAGCTGGTCCAGGCGGTGACTCCCGGCATCGGACGGTCCTGCGACTCGGCGGACTGGGAGGCCAACCTGCTGGGGGCGGCCGTGGGCGGTGCGCTCGGGGTGCTTGCCGGCAGGGGGAAGCGCATCGCCGTTCGTCCCGCCAACCTGCGGCTCGGTGCGCTGGCACTGCTCGGCGGCGGAGTGGTGCTCGGGGTGGCGGCGGCCGCTTCGGTGCTGGTCGTGGTGGTGGACAGCGCCGACTACTCGGTGGTGTCGGCCGACCAGCGCGCGGTCGCTGCCCGCACGCTCAAGGAGTTCTTCGGCGACGGTGCCGCAGTGACCGCGGTGAAGTACGTCCCGGGGCCGGCGGGCGGGCGCGGAGTACTCAACGTGGCGTCGTCCGCCGGCATGCTGAACGTCTCGTGGCCGTCCGGCGAGGCTGTTTCAGGCCAGCTCGGGCCGGTGGAGGCTCCGACCGGTCCGGCCCGTACGGACGAGGAGCTGATCGCGGCGAGTCGCCGGTTCGCCACCGCGCACTTCCCCTGGGCGCTGTCGGGCAGCACTCCGACCGCCGTCCCGGCCGGCCCTGACGGTGCCAGGGACGTCGAGTGGCGGGCCACCCTCGACGGAGTACTGATGCCGATGCGGTTCAGCACCGTGGTGTCGGCCGACGGGGACGTGCTGGCCTTCAGCGCGCGGCACGTCGAACCCGGCCCCCTGCCGAAGGCCACGGTGGCGGAGGACCGGGCCCGGGCCCGGGCGGCCTCGGCCTACCCGGGGCTGGAGGTCACGGGTGCGACGCTGCTCGCCCAGTCCGACCCGGAAGGGCGGTGGCACGTGCGCTGGCTGTTGTCGCTGAAGTCCCCTCCGTCGGCGGACCGGTCCGTACTCGGCTCCGTCACGGTGGACGCCACGGACGGAAGTCTGGTGCCCCGGGATCAGATCGTGGCGGACGGCGGCGACTGA
- the pgm gene encoding phosphoglucomutase (alpha-D-glucose-1,6-bisphosphate-dependent) — MVHARAGQPAQPQDLIDVARLVTDYYTLHPDPEDVAQRVAFGTSGHRGSALRTAFNEDHIAATAQAICDYRAEQGTTGPLFLGIDTHALSEPARATTLEVLAANGVTVLLDTADGYTPTPAVSHAILTHNRTRPAALADGIVVTPSHNPPADGGFKYNPPHGGPADSTATGWIERRANALLAAGLEGVRRVPYARALAADTTGRYDFLGTYVDDLPAVLNLDAVRDAGLRIGADPLGGASVAYWGRIAETHRLDLTVVNPLADPTWRFMTLDWDGKIRMDCSSPYAMASLIDKRDAYALATGNDADADRHGIVTPDGGLMNPNHYLAVAIDYLYRHREGWPAAAAVGKTLVSSSLIDRVAAGLGRELLEVPVGFKWFVDGLLNGSVAFGGEESAGASFLRRDGSPWTTDKDGILLALLASEITAVTGSTPSALHRELVARHGDPVYARVDAPADREQKAALAALDASRVTADTLAGEPITAVLTHAPGNGAAIGGLKVTTENAWFAARPSGTEDVYKIYAESFRGEQHLAQVQSEARELVGDVLAKV; from the coding sequence ATGGTGCACGCACGGGCCGGGCAGCCGGCCCAGCCGCAGGACCTGATCGACGTCGCCCGCCTGGTGACGGACTATTACACGCTGCACCCGGACCCGGAGGACGTCGCCCAGCGGGTCGCCTTCGGCACCTCCGGGCACCGGGGCTCGGCGCTGCGGACCGCCTTCAACGAGGACCACATCGCGGCCACCGCGCAGGCGATCTGCGACTACCGGGCCGAACAGGGCACCACCGGGCCGCTGTTCCTGGGCATCGACACCCACGCGCTGTCCGAGCCCGCCCGGGCCACCACCCTGGAGGTGCTCGCCGCCAACGGCGTCACCGTGCTGCTGGACACCGCCGACGGCTACACGCCGACCCCGGCCGTCTCGCACGCGATCCTCACCCACAACCGCACCCGCCCCGCCGCGCTCGCCGACGGCATCGTGGTGACGCCCTCGCACAACCCGCCCGCCGACGGCGGCTTCAAGTACAACCCGCCGCACGGCGGCCCCGCCGACTCCACCGCCACCGGCTGGATCGAGCGCCGCGCCAACGCGCTGCTCGCCGCCGGCCTGGAGGGCGTCCGCCGGGTCCCCTACGCCCGGGCGCTGGCCGCCGACACCACCGGCCGCTACGACTTCCTCGGCACGTACGTCGACGACCTGCCCGCCGTCCTGAACCTGGACGCCGTCCGGGACGCCGGCCTGCGGATCGGCGCCGACCCGCTGGGCGGCGCGTCCGTCGCCTACTGGGGCCGGATCGCCGAGACCCACCGGCTCGACCTCACCGTGGTCAACCCGCTCGCCGACCCCACCTGGCGGTTCATGACCCTGGACTGGGACGGCAAGATCCGGATGGACTGCTCCTCCCCATACGCGATGGCCTCGCTGATCGACAAGCGCGACGCGTACGCGCTGGCCACCGGCAACGACGCGGACGCCGACCGGCACGGCATCGTCACCCCCGACGGCGGGCTGATGAACCCCAACCACTACCTGGCCGTCGCCATCGACTACCTGTACCGCCACCGCGAGGGCTGGCCCGCCGCGGCCGCCGTCGGCAAGACCCTGGTGTCCTCCTCGCTGATCGACCGGGTGGCCGCCGGGCTGGGCCGCGAGCTGCTCGAAGTCCCGGTCGGCTTCAAGTGGTTCGTCGACGGGCTGCTGAACGGGAGCGTGGCGTTCGGCGGCGAGGAGTCCGCCGGCGCGTCCTTCCTGCGCCGGGACGGCTCCCCGTGGACCACCGACAAGGACGGCATCCTGCTGGCCCTGCTCGCCTCCGAGATCACCGCCGTCACCGGCAGCACCCCCTCCGCGCTCCACCGCGAGCTGGTCGCCCGCCACGGCGACCCCGTCTACGCCCGGGTGGACGCCCCCGCCGACCGCGAGCAGAAGGCCGCCCTGGCCGCGCTGGACGCCTCCCGGGTCACCGCCGACACACTGGCCGGCGAGCCGATCACCGCCGTGCTCACCCACGCCCCCGGCAACGGCGCGGCGATCGGCGGGCTCAAGGTGACCACCGAGAACGCCTGGTTCGCGGCCCGGCCCTCCGGCACCGAGGACGTCTACAAGATCTACGCCGAGAGCTTCCGGGGCGAGCAGCACCTCGCCCAGGTCCAGTCCGAGGCCCGCGAACTGGTCGGCGACGTCCTCGCCAAGGTCTGA